In the genome of Pseudomonadota bacterium, one region contains:
- a CDS encoding tetrahydromethanopterin S-methyltransferase subunit H — translation LLPISWGGNFILYGPIGNASWVYPACATMDAMIAYGEQAKGINIKKDHPLYHIF, via the coding sequence TTTATTGCCCATAAGCTGGGGTGGAAATTTTATTCTTTACGGCCCGATAGGAAATGCTTCCTGGGTTTATCCTGCCTGTGCAACAATGGATGCCATGATTGCCTATGGCGAGCAGGCAAAGGGAATAAATATTAAAAAAGATCACCCGCTGTATCACATCTTTTAA